In Meiothermus ruber DSM 1279, the following proteins share a genomic window:
- a CDS encoding ABC transporter ATP-binding protein, translating into MDEKRLVDVKDLKVHFFTDDGVVKAVDGVSFHIDKGETLAVVGESGSGKSVTSLAMMRLIPNPPGKIVGGQMLFRGKDGKVRDLVKEDEASMRKIRGNDIAMIFQEPMTSLNPVYTVGDQIAEAIVLHQGKSKKEALEQAAEMLDLVGIPEPKKRLANYPHQMSGGMRQRVMIAMALSCNPSLLIADEPTTALDVTIQAQILELMKKLQEEIGMSILFITHNLGVVAEMADRVVVMYAGRAVEEADVVPTFKKPLHPYTMGLLNSVPRLDLAATHQQRLEAIPGNVPNPLNLPPGCAFHPRCKFFKPGLCDADIPVLQDAGEGHMVRCVRWAEIQKGEAVGA; encoded by the coding sequence ATGGACGAGAAACGGCTGGTGGATGTAAAAGACCTCAAGGTTCACTTCTTTACCGACGATGGCGTGGTCAAGGCCGTGGACGGGGTGTCCTTTCACATTGACAAAGGCGAAACCCTGGCGGTGGTAGGCGAGTCGGGCTCGGGAAAATCGGTCACGAGCCTGGCTATGATGCGCCTGATTCCCAATCCGCCCGGCAAAATCGTGGGGGGGCAGATGCTCTTCCGGGGCAAGGACGGCAAGGTGCGCGACCTGGTCAAAGAAGACGAGGCCAGCATGCGCAAGATTCGTGGCAACGATATCGCCATGATCTTCCAGGAGCCCATGACCAGCCTTAACCCGGTTTACACCGTGGGCGATCAGATTGCCGAGGCCATCGTGCTGCACCAGGGTAAAAGCAAAAAGGAGGCGCTCGAGCAGGCTGCCGAGATGCTCGACCTGGTGGGCATTCCCGAGCCTAAAAAGCGCCTGGCCAACTACCCTCACCAGATGTCGGGGGGGATGCGCCAACGGGTGATGATCGCCATGGCGCTCTCCTGCAACCCCTCGCTCCTCATCGCCGACGAGCCCACCACCGCCCTGGACGTAACCATCCAGGCCCAGATCCTCGAGCTCATGAAAAAGCTCCAGGAGGAGATCGGCATGAGCATCCTGTTCATCACCCACAACCTGGGCGTGGTGGCCGAGATGGCCGACCGGGTGGTGGTGATGTACGCGGGTCGAGCCGTCGAGGAAGCCGATGTGGTGCCCACCTTCAAGAAGCCCCTGCACCCCTACACCATGGGCCTCTTGAACTCGGTGCCCCGGCTTGACCTGGCAGCCACGCACCAGCAGCGCTTGGAAGCCATCCCAGGCAACGTACCCAACCCACTCAACCTGCCCCCGGGCTGTGCCTTCCACCCGCGTTGCAAGTTCTTCAAACCGGGGTTGTGCGATGCCGATATCCCCGTGCTACAGGACGCCGGGGAGGGGCACATGGTGCGCTGCGTGCGCTGGGCTGAGATTCAAAAAGGTGAGGCGGTGGGAGCATGA